A part of Gammaproteobacteria bacterium genomic DNA contains:
- a CDS encoding sarcosine oxidase subunit gamma — translation MAERVSSLAGDYTRGYHGREGQTGVILCDMPNLMLQQVAAWPETLEQVGAKAAQAAGLATAPGPGQTNTGSAGVLLRVEPLKWWLYGTTLADLSPDAGCLLDLSHARTHVRVSGPDAATCLNRHLPVDLRHGTCPVGSVVSTALHHVAVTLWRSEHGFELFLPRGFALSCWEVLMETAEQFGVEVV, via the coding sequence ATGGCTGAACGTGTGTCTTCATTGGCAGGGGACTACACCCGGGGTTATCACGGCCGCGAGGGCCAGACCGGCGTGATTTTGTGCGATATGCCGAATTTAATGCTTCAGCAGGTGGCGGCCTGGCCTGAGACACTCGAACAGGTGGGGGCGAAAGCGGCGCAGGCTGCCGGTCTGGCTACAGCGCCGGGCCCAGGCCAGACAAATACAGGCAGCGCAGGGGTGCTGCTGCGTGTGGAACCGCTCAAGTGGTGGCTCTATGGCACAACGTTGGCCGACCTCTCACCCGACGCGGGCTGTTTGCTCGATTTATCTCATGCGAGAACCCATGTACGGGTCAGTGGTCCTGATGCCGCAACCTGCCTGAATCGTCACCTGCCCGTCGACCTGAGGCATGGCACATGTCCAGTCGGGTCTGTGGTGTCTACGGCGCTACATCATGTGGCCGTCACTCTATGGCGCTCGGAACACGGATTTGAGCTTTTCCTGCCAAGGGGATTTGCACTGTCCTGCTGGGAGGTGTTGATGGAGACTGCTGAACAGTTTGGTGTCGAGGTTGTATAA
- a CDS encoding EamA family transporter has product MLIAVAVATIFGIGVVITKPALDHFPPMFLLGMRFAFSAAILIWFFRPPWADMKNIFLASLIGSTLMYGLMFNGLKLIDASLMIIVVQLQVPFASLLAWFAFKERLGWHHALGIVLAFVGVIVIAGSPKEESALTGISLVVMGAFVWALGQMLFKRLSGMGGLRLITWVAVMAGPQLLLCSWILEDGQLEAVSTATSAHWLTVAYLVLVMTVIGYSCWYFLLARYGINQVVPFLFLEPLSAVAGGVLLLGEVLSTSRLLGGVAVLSGVALITFLNRPDGKQHPKITVRPG; this is encoded by the coding sequence ATGCTGATAGCTGTTGCTGTGGCAACCATATTCGGCATAGGTGTCGTAATCACCAAACCGGCACTGGATCATTTCCCGCCTATGTTTTTGCTGGGCATGCGCTTTGCATTCAGCGCTGCAATATTGATTTGGTTCTTCAGGCCGCCCTGGGCAGACATGAAGAACATCTTCTTGGCGTCGCTGATCGGTTCAACACTGATGTACGGATTGATGTTCAACGGTCTTAAACTGATCGACGCCTCCCTGATGATTATCGTGGTACAGCTCCAGGTGCCATTCGCGAGTCTGCTGGCCTGGTTCGCATTCAAAGAGCGACTGGGCTGGCACCACGCACTGGGAATTGTTCTGGCTTTTGTCGGAGTCATTGTGATTGCCGGCTCTCCAAAGGAAGAGAGCGCCCTGACGGGCATAAGCCTTGTCGTCATGGGCGCGTTTGTCTGGGCTCTGGGCCAGATGCTGTTTAAACGCTTGTCCGGTATGGGTGGGCTTCGCCTGATTACCTGGGTTGCGGTGATGGCTGGACCCCAGCTGCTGCTGTGTTCGTGGATCCTGGAAGACGGTCAACTTGAAGCCGTATCCACCGCGACATCTGCCCACTGGCTGACTGTGGCCTACCTGGTGTTAGTGATGACAGTGATCGGCTACAGCTGCTGGTATTTTCTGCTGGCTCGGTACGGCATCAACCAGGTCGTGCCATTTCTTTTTCTGGAACCGCTGTCAGCGGTGGCGGGTGGGGTATTGTTGCTGGGTGAGGTGTTATCGACGAGCCGACTACTGGGAGGTGTTGCGGTACTCTCCGGCGTTGCGCTGATTACTTTTTTGAACCGACCAGACGGAAAACAACATCCCAAAATCACTGTCCGGCCGGGATGA
- a CDS encoding transporter substrate-binding domain-containing protein translates to MGKICRSWDVFSSKTILIAAVLALFASVGTASAETTLEKIKRTGKTTVGTEAAFPPFEFIKDGKIVGYGKDILDYIIADLGVELNQLDLPWQGILPGVLAGKFDFVATSVSIRPERVVKYAYTVPIAEGTTWTMKRAGDDSMKSIDDLAGKVVGTQLASAGEAIAKEFEAKLKERGLGGYKELKLFTAYPESYLALGNGAIDVVVQTLPNLAVVVKEHPGVFELLDAMTGKSYMCWVTRPEDTDLRDYLSSKIIEMRDNGKLHELQDKWFGFRMEIPDSGFLPAGAL, encoded by the coding sequence ATGGGTAAGATTTGCAGGAGTTGGGATGTATTCAGTAGCAAAACTATACTGATTGCAGCCGTTCTGGCGTTGTTTGCATCTGTCGGAACCGCATCGGCAGAGACGACACTTGAAAAAATAAAACGGACGGGTAAAACAACTGTCGGCACTGAAGCGGCGTTCCCCCCATTTGAATTTATTAAGGATGGCAAGATTGTTGGATACGGAAAAGACATCCTCGACTACATCATTGCTGATCTAGGTGTAGAACTAAATCAACTTGACTTGCCTTGGCAGGGAATTTTGCCGGGTGTGCTGGCTGGGAAATTTGACTTTGTTGCGACTAGTGTGAGCATTCGACCTGAAAGAGTCGTTAAGTACGCCTACACCGTTCCAATTGCGGAAGGTACAACTTGGACCATGAAGCGGGCCGGTGACGATAGCATGAAAAGTATAGATGACTTAGCTGGTAAAGTTGTCGGCACCCAATTGGCATCAGCGGGAGAAGCAATTGCGAAAGAGTTTGAAGCCAAGCTTAAAGAAAGAGGACTAGGTGGCTATAAAGAGCTCAAGTTATTCACTGCATACCCTGAAAGCTATCTCGCACTGGGCAATGGCGCAATTGACGTGGTCGTCCAAACATTACCCAACCTTGCCGTTGTCGTAAAAGAACACCCTGGTGTATTCGAGTTACTGGATGCAATGACCGGTAAGAGTTACATGTGCTGGGTGACGCGTCCCGAAGACACTGATTTACGGGATTATCTCAGTTCGAAGATTATTGAGATGCGAGATAACGGAAAATTGCACGAACTCCAGGATAAGTGGTTCGGGTTTAGGATGGAAATTCCTGACAGTGGGTTCCTGCCGGCTGGCGCTCTGTAA
- a CDS encoding amino acid ABC transporter permease, with the protein MKFNFSYTIDALPRLLEGALITIEIAAIGFILSLTIGTLITVFRTVSQSRLLNAILAVYISFIRGTPLLIQIFLVYYALPAIDFLPGPGELRIDLGPVTAGIVAITLNSIAFVTEILRGGLAAIHKGQYEAAWALGLRNYPLWRKVVLPQLFMKTIPPLVSEFTQVLKATPLLAMITVVEMMRVSQQIFSANYHPVEVLSGAFVLYFLICFVVSRSSILLERRFAVRRF; encoded by the coding sequence TTGAAATTCAATTTTTCCTACACCATTGACGCACTGCCCCGTTTGTTGGAAGGGGCTTTAATCACGATAGAAATAGCTGCAATTGGCTTTATCCTTAGCCTTACGATTGGGACCCTGATCACTGTATTTCGGACGGTCAGCCAATCGAGGTTACTAAACGCCATTCTGGCGGTATACATCAGTTTCATCCGGGGTACGCCACTGCTGATCCAGATATTCCTGGTCTATTACGCACTGCCGGCTATTGATTTTTTACCAGGGCCTGGCGAACTAAGAATAGACTTGGGTCCAGTAACGGCGGGTATCGTCGCGATTACGCTTAACAGCATAGCATTTGTGACAGAGATCTTGCGTGGTGGACTGGCTGCTATCCATAAAGGTCAATATGAAGCGGCCTGGGCGTTGGGACTTCGCAATTATCCACTGTGGCGTAAGGTGGTACTGCCGCAGCTATTTATGAAAACCATCCCACCCCTAGTGAGTGAATTCACTCAGGTTTTGAAAGCGACACCTTTGTTGGCCATGATTACAGTCGTCGAAATGATGCGGGTCTCACAGCAGATTTTCAGCGCCAACTACCACCCAGTAGAGGTGTTGTCTGGTGCATTTGTTCTCTATTTTTTAATTTGTTTCGTTGTCAGTCGGAGTTCTATTCTTTTGGAACGCCGTTTTGCGGTTCGTAGGTTCTAG
- a CDS encoding amino acid ABC transporter permease — protein sequence MDLDFQIILDWWPLILDGFKLTLVIVVGAILLGIPLGGLLAFGRQSRFKIISISATAFIELFRNTPFMIQVFLLFYVLPFYGIRIPANIVGIIGLALFGSVYYAEIIRAGIDAIPRGQLESARSIGMSHWQSMTNIVLPQTMRIILPPIGNQTLSLVKESSILSTITVQELTMSALIVQGQTFRPFEIFIVITLLYWGLNELIATGLRIYERRLERRSLSDPASA from the coding sequence GTGGATCTTGATTTCCAAATTATTTTGGACTGGTGGCCATTAATTTTAGATGGCTTCAAGCTGACCCTTGTGATTGTTGTTGGGGCCATACTGTTGGGCATACCTCTGGGCGGATTGTTGGCCTTTGGCCGACAGTCAAGATTTAAAATAATTTCGATATCGGCAACAGCTTTTATTGAGCTTTTTAGAAATACTCCGTTCATGATTCAGGTGTTTCTGCTTTTTTATGTGTTGCCATTTTACGGAATTCGGATCCCCGCAAACATTGTGGGCATCATTGGATTGGCCCTGTTCGGCAGTGTCTACTATGCCGAAATTATCCGAGCTGGAATCGACGCAATTCCACGGGGGCAGTTGGAGTCAGCTCGATCTATTGGTATGTCTCACTGGCAAAGCATGACCAATATTGTGCTGCCGCAAACAATGCGAATTATTCTCCCGCCTATCGGTAATCAGACACTTTCTCTCGTAAAGGAATCTTCTATTTTGTCGACGATAACAGTACAGGAATTGACAATGTCTGCATTGATAGTACAGGGCCAAACATTCCGACCGTTTGAAATCTTCATCGTGATTACACTGCTTTACTGGGGTCTTAATGAACTGATTGCCACAGGACTAAGAATTTATGAACGACGTCTAGAACGACGATCATTAAGCGATCCTGCTAGCGCGTGA
- a CDS encoding amino acid ABC transporter ATP-binding protein codes for MVELFDVRKCFGQTVALGGVNLSVARGEVVCVIGPSGCGKSTMLRTINWLEVPDSGKVVLDGQPIGIRIGQNGKVSPQASKDLNKTRSRMGMVFQQFNLWPHLSVLDNITRAQEIVLRIRKEDAEKTAYRLLRQVGLSDKTDALPDQLSGGQQQRVAIARALAMDPILMLMDEPTSALDPELVGDVLSVLQQLAEDGMTMIIVTHELGFAAKFADRILFMDRGLIVEDGPPQQLLQNPETDRLKFFLKQLGDMNLNIPGVM; via the coding sequence TTGGTCGAACTATTCGACGTGCGTAAATGCTTCGGCCAAACCGTAGCATTAGGTGGAGTTAATCTCTCCGTTGCTCGCGGCGAGGTGGTTTGTGTTATTGGGCCCAGTGGATGTGGGAAAAGCACCATGTTGCGGACGATTAACTGGCTTGAGGTGCCGGATAGCGGAAAGGTTGTATTGGACGGGCAGCCGATCGGTATTCGAATTGGCCAAAACGGGAAGGTGAGTCCACAAGCAAGCAAGGATCTAAACAAAACTCGGTCTCGTATGGGGATGGTTTTTCAACAATTTAATCTTTGGCCTCATCTTTCGGTACTAGACAATATAACCAGAGCGCAAGAAATTGTTCTTCGGATTCGAAAAGAGGATGCAGAAAAAACTGCGTATCGGCTTCTGAGGCAAGTCGGCTTATCCGACAAAACGGACGCCCTACCTGATCAATTGTCCGGTGGGCAGCAGCAAAGAGTCGCCATTGCTCGAGCGTTAGCAATGGACCCAATTCTAATGTTAATGGATGAACCTACCTCTGCTCTGGACCCGGAGCTTGTCGGTGATGTGCTAAGTGTTCTTCAGCAGTTGGCTGAAGATGGAATGACCATGATCATAGTCACTCACGAACTTGGCTTTGCAGCTAAATTTGCTGATCGGATCTTGTTCATGGACAGGGGTTTGATTGTGGAGGACGGTCCGCCCCAACAATTACTCCAGAATCCGGAAACTGATCGACTAAAATTTTTTCTGAAACAACTCGGGGACATGAATCTGAACATTCCTGGAGTAATGTAA
- a CDS encoding urea carboxylase-associated family protein, with product MAAKKKNAKGSSSTLMKIPARRGAATHLRKGQKVKIINTHGSQVVDFWAFNANNPGEFMSMEHCRVWLGRYRPKPGDALITNQRRNILKFLEDTSPGVHDTMMAACDRFRYEQLGCHEYHDNCTDNLWEALAAVRFKPTETPCPFNLWQNTPVDSAGGIDQLPTVSKRGDFVLFRALMDTVLCFSACPQDIVQINSGRPKNAHYQIID from the coding sequence ATGGCCGCTAAGAAAAAGAATGCTAAAGGCAGTAGTTCTACGCTTATGAAGATTCCAGCACGACGGGGTGCTGCAACCCATCTGCGTAAAGGGCAGAAGGTCAAAATCATTAATACTCATGGTAGTCAGGTTGTCGACTTCTGGGCTTTTAATGCAAATAATCCGGGAGAGTTTATGTCGATGGAGCACTGCCGGGTTTGGTTGGGTCGTTATCGACCAAAGCCTGGTGACGCGCTGATTACTAATCAACGACGGAACATTCTCAAATTTCTCGAAGATACCTCTCCCGGCGTACACGACACTATGATGGCCGCCTGTGACCGGTTTCGCTACGAGCAACTGGGGTGTCATGAATATCATGACAACTGTACTGATAACCTTTGGGAGGCACTTGCGGCCGTGCGTTTCAAACCGACAGAAACACCATGTCCATTTAATCTTTGGCAGAACACCCCCGTCGATTCGGCCGGTGGAATTGACCAATTGCCGACAGTATCAAAGCGGGGAGACTTCGTGCTGTTTAGGGCTCTTATGGATACGGTATTGTGCTTTTCGGCATGCCCTCAGGATATTGTGCAAATCAATAGCGGGCGACCAAAGAATGCCCACTACCAGATAATTGATTGA
- a CDS encoding agmatinase has protein sequence MSNNLTVAPRREFQSFHDLPIVLDLDKIDADIAILGIPYGAPYSMDDVTNDQTNAPTHIRRYCERALRGIDRWDFDLGGPLLDGRLIKVVDVGDVPGNLNDIDEHNRNAEKVIETLLDRNVMPIVLGGDHGVPIPVLRGFKNWAPITLVHVDAHLDWRDHVNGVRDGLSSPIRRASEMDHIGEIFQIGLRSAGSARPEEMEAAISYGSHLIPDIELQQIGMRSVLDRIPDESNYYLTIDADGVDPTIMPAVAGPAPGGVTYDQMRTLIHGLVDKGRVVGMDIVEITPKRDLNGITAITAGRFICNLIGKAVRAGYFQDR, from the coding sequence ATGAGCAACAACCTTACGGTCGCGCCGCGACGCGAGTTCCAGAGTTTCCATGACCTTCCCATTGTCCTTGATCTGGACAAGATAGATGCAGACATTGCAATTCTTGGCATTCCCTACGGGGCACCATATTCAATGGATGATGTAACAAACGATCAAACTAATGCGCCAACCCATATACGCCGATACTGTGAAAGAGCCTTACGAGGAATCGATCGTTGGGATTTTGATCTAGGTGGTCCTCTACTTGATGGGAGACTTATTAAAGTTGTAGATGTCGGTGATGTCCCAGGCAATCTCAATGACATCGATGAACACAACCGAAATGCCGAGAAAGTAATAGAGACACTACTCGACAGAAATGTCATGCCGATCGTACTTGGTGGAGATCACGGTGTGCCGATTCCGGTTCTTCGAGGTTTTAAGAACTGGGCTCCTATCACACTAGTGCATGTAGACGCTCATCTCGACTGGCGAGATCATGTTAACGGTGTACGAGATGGTCTATCGAGTCCGATTCGTCGAGCCTCTGAGATGGACCATATTGGAGAGATATTCCAGATTGGCCTTCGTTCAGCCGGGAGCGCAAGACCTGAAGAGATGGAGGCCGCTATATCTTATGGATCCCACCTTATTCCTGATATTGAACTACAGCAGATAGGCATGAGATCAGTTCTCGACCGTATACCAGATGAGTCAAATTACTATCTAACGATTGATGCTGATGGCGTTGATCCAACTATAATGCCAGCGGTAGCAGGGCCGGCACCCGGTGGCGTTACCTACGATCAGATGCGAACGCTCATCCATGGTTTAGTTGACAAAGGCCGGGTCGTCGGTATGGACATTGTAGAGATCACACCTAAGCGTGATTTGAATGGCATAACTGCGATTACTGCTGGGCGCTTTATCTGCAATCTAATCGGCAAAGCCGTTCGGGCAGGATACTTTCAAGATCGATAA
- a CDS encoding urea carboxylase-associated family protein produces MKSLTTEELPPEIAVEIPGGEARAIYAYQGQLLSIVDLFGRQPATLFAIVKDDLREFLSPHHTRVFSNSFLLTLGMRLVTNRRRPIMVLGEDTVSTHDLLWPASDARYLSSQGYTKVTGCAENAQNALKELGISLPKLPDPVNLFLNIELDNEGNLTPKELKSSAGDHVLFRVLIDCICVVSSAQKNVGDWSEGEATALKVSTSNGVPG; encoded by the coding sequence ATGAAATCACTGACGACGGAAGAGCTGCCTCCTGAGATTGCGGTTGAGATCCCGGGAGGCGAGGCGCGGGCTATCTACGCCTATCAAGGACAACTGCTCTCCATTGTCGATCTGTTCGGCCGACAGCCCGCCACTCTATTTGCAATTGTGAAAGACGATCTCCGGGAATTCTTATCTCCCCATCACACGCGTGTGTTCAGCAATTCTTTTCTCTTAACGCTGGGTATGCGCCTTGTAACCAATCGTCGTCGTCCAATCATGGTTCTGGGTGAGGATACCGTGAGCACCCATGATCTACTCTGGCCTGCGTCAGATGCTCGCTATCTCTCTTCACAGGGGTATACGAAAGTAACAGGGTGTGCGGAAAACGCGCAAAATGCTTTAAAGGAGCTGGGTATTTCATTACCGAAACTGCCGGATCCAGTTAATTTGTTTCTCAATATTGAATTAGACAATGAAGGAAATCTGACACCAAAGGAATTGAAGTCTTCTGCGGGTGATCATGTGTTATTTAGGGTGTTAATAGACTGCATTTGTGTGGTTTCATCAGCTCAAAAGAACGTAGGTGACTGGTCTGAAGGAGAAGCGACAGCGCTAAAGGTCAGCACGTCTAATGGCGTCCCTGGTTAG
- a CDS encoding urea carboxylase-associated family protein, translating to MSTPSTTEYLVNGGFGLGFTATSGQYVTIVDLEGAQAGDFVAINQNNPKEGISSVRTRRHLRSLFFGIGDTLLSNYDNPMLKVVLDTIGVHDSTVPACDPTRYSVDFGVPGHRNCLENLHDGLLAHQEIDILDVPEPFNLFQNSPVVADGRTGVVNPSSKAGDRIVFEVLMDLVCALSPCPQDIIPGNGLCPTEMKAIVSNDIPGNN from the coding sequence ATGAGCACCCCGAGCACAACAGAATACCTCGTAAACGGTGGATTCGGCCTGGGCTTCACAGCAACATCTGGACAATACGTAACGATCGTTGATTTAGAGGGTGCACAAGCTGGCGATTTCGTTGCCATAAATCAGAATAATCCCAAAGAAGGGATCTCCTCAGTCAGAACCAGACGACACCTGAGATCTCTGTTTTTTGGCATTGGCGATACACTACTGAGCAACTATGACAATCCTATGCTGAAGGTTGTCCTAGACACAATTGGCGTTCATGATTCGACCGTTCCAGCCTGTGACCCGACACGATATTCAGTTGATTTCGGGGTACCTGGACATCGAAATTGTTTAGAAAACCTTCACGATGGTCTCTTGGCTCACCAAGAAATCGATATTCTGGATGTTCCTGAACCGTTTAACCTTTTTCAGAACAGTCCCGTCGTTGCTGATGGTCGCACTGGAGTAGTTAATCCATCCAGTAAAGCAGGGGATCGTATCGTTTTTGAGGTGCTCATGGATTTGGTATGTGCGTTGTCTCCCTGCCCTCAGGACATCATCCCTGGAAATGGGCTCTGCCCAACAGAGATGAAAGCGATTGTCAGTAATGACATACCGGGAAATAACTAA